The Fictibacillus arsenicus genome contains a region encoding:
- a CDS encoding YggT family protein: protein MRRSVPATIISFIVGIIQLILVLRFIFQLFNANEGAAFAQLIYGLSEPLLLPFKAIFPNIELANGFVVELSTIIAIIVYGVVGMLLKRLFTVRKDPVHRETVIREEPTSHEKRIIEEKRR, encoded by the coding sequence ATGAGACGTTCCGTACCTGCAACGATTATTTCATTTATTGTAGGCATCATTCAATTAATTTTAGTTTTACGTTTCATTTTTCAATTGTTCAACGCAAATGAAGGAGCCGCCTTTGCTCAGCTAATATATGGATTAAGTGAGCCGCTGCTGCTGCCTTTCAAAGCTATATTCCCGAACATCGAACTCGCAAATGGTTTTGTTGTAGAGCTGTCGACCATCATAGCGATTATTGTCTATGGAGTGGTGGGTATGCTGCTTAAGCGACTTTTCACAGTCAGAAAAGACCCCGTGCACCGAGAGACAGTGATCAGGGAAGAGCCGACATCGCACGAGAAGAGAATTATTGAAGAGAAGCGCAGATAA
- a CDS encoding DsrE family protein: MQNKIILVTTDSFGTGNDPALGENVMETYFTVLKQQTDLPAAIFFMNRGVYCLTEQSLCSLHLKEIEEKGVKVFGCKTCVDHYNVENELAAGEISGMAHFVELSAQYEVITIA, from the coding sequence ATGCAAAATAAAATCATTCTAGTCACTACAGATTCTTTTGGTACTGGCAACGACCCTGCCCTAGGCGAAAATGTGATGGAAACATATTTTACTGTACTGAAACAGCAAACAGACCTGCCTGCAGCAATCTTTTTTATGAATCGCGGTGTTTACTGCCTGACAGAACAATCATTGTGCTCCCTTCACCTGAAAGAAATCGAAGAAAAGGGTGTAAAAGTGTTTGGATGCAAAACTTGCGTGGATCATTACAATGTGGAGAATGAACTGGCAGCTGGAGAAATCTCTGGAATGGCGCATTTCGTTGAACTATCGGCGCAATATGAAGTCATTACGATTGCTTAA
- a CDS encoding AIM24 family protein, with translation MNDSLFTVIEKQEGRRATFEVLEYKELPVTSAGSSSSYYAKETGVKLKQVRITLRQGAVQAEAGALQFMKGDLQLKSNAGGVGGFMKKMASNILTDESLFKPLYEGTGEIYLEPSYGHYLLMNLNEEEVVADKGMFYAAEPTVQLGVSRQKLTSSIKGDDGLFQTKLKGSGFCVLQSPVPLNQIMKVQLNDEKLQVDGTFALLRKGDIDFSVKRASSSIVGSATSGEGYLHVFEGTGEVWLAPTLGR, from the coding sequence ATGAATGATTCTCTATTTACAGTAATAGAAAAACAAGAAGGACGCCGTGCCACGTTTGAAGTCCTTGAATATAAAGAATTGCCTGTAACGAGTGCCGGGTCCAGTTCATCTTATTATGCAAAGGAAACGGGCGTTAAGCTGAAACAAGTCCGGATTACACTTCGCCAAGGTGCGGTACAAGCTGAGGCGGGTGCTCTTCAGTTTATGAAGGGTGATCTGCAGCTGAAAAGCAACGCAGGCGGTGTTGGCGGTTTTATGAAAAAAATGGCTTCTAATATTCTTACGGATGAGTCTTTGTTCAAGCCTCTCTATGAGGGTACGGGTGAGATTTATTTAGAGCCTTCCTATGGACATTACCTTTTAATGAACCTTAACGAAGAAGAAGTAGTTGCAGATAAAGGAATGTTTTATGCCGCGGAGCCTACAGTGCAGCTTGGTGTCTCAAGACAAAAACTAACATCTTCTATAAAAGGTGATGATGGGCTGTTTCAGACAAAATTAAAGGGTTCGGGCTTTTGCGTCCTGCAAAGTCCAGTGCCGCTAAATCAGATTATGAAAGTTCAATTGAATGATGAAAAACTGCAAGTAGACGGTACGTTTGCTCTTCTTAGAAAAGGTGACATCGACTTTTCGGTTAAGCGTGCATCTTCTTCCATTGTCGGATCCGCAACGAGCGGGGAAGGCTATTTACATGTTTTTGAAGGAACAGGTGAAGTGTGGCTGGCTCCTACATTAGGCAGATAA
- a CDS encoding Hsp20/alpha crystallin family protein yields the protein MFGKGPLMPFFNNRSMDDWLKSFEQFVNKGITQFEQYADQLSFEVETEETTQDYRIYANLKEYEPKDIQIEVLNQGLQIKAQKEELRSMKNKRTGHFQERKSMKRTERFVQLPFMFRNEDIKAQYNNGILMITVNKSGGETANPTVPIEVPNENDEGKFEE from the coding sequence ATGTTTGGAAAAGGTCCATTGATGCCTTTCTTTAATAACCGTTCTATGGATGACTGGCTAAAGTCATTTGAACAGTTTGTTAACAAGGGAATAACCCAATTCGAGCAATACGCAGATCAGCTGTCATTTGAGGTGGAAACAGAAGAAACAACTCAGGATTACAGGATCTACGCAAACTTAAAAGAATATGAGCCTAAAGATATCCAAATCGAAGTGCTCAACCAGGGACTTCAGATTAAAGCTCAAAAAGAAGAACTTCGGTCAATGAAGAATAAACGTACCGGTCATTTCCAAGAGAGAAAATCAATGAAACGGACAGAACGATTTGTGCAGCTGCCTTTTATGTTTAGAAATGAAGATATTAAAGCTCAATACAATAATGGAATTTTAATGATAACCGTTAACAAGAGTGGTGGAGAGACTGCTAATCCTACTGTTCCAATTGAGGTTCCGAACGAGAATGACGAAGGAAAATTTGAAGAATAA
- a CDS encoding spore germination protein codes for MPCLIVAPININAAEGVVNFGDTLVINPKTTGKGYNGSGGGNTGNFIQTINVVSATNTLDPDVFDSNNAGNA; via the coding sequence GTGCCCTGTTTGATTGTTGCACCTATCAACATCAATGCGGCAGAAGGGGTTGTGAATTTCGGCGATACGTTAGTAATCAATCCTAAGACAACAGGAAAAGGATATAACGGCTCTGGCGGCGGAAATACAGGGAACTTTATTCAGACGATTAATGTTGTCAGCGCAACAAACACACTGGACCCTGATGTATTTGATTCTAATAATGCCGGAAATGCGTAG
- a CDS encoding spore germination protein produces MPAIVGKISVNSVSSGSVFHVGDVQTICPVSYAKTYAGAGSFNTGDNLRLHNGYNVTFTQDPDVNDNNNATNF; encoded by the coding sequence ATGCCGGCTATCGTAGGAAAGATTTCTGTAAACTCCGTATCTAGCGGTTCCGTATTTCATGTAGGTGACGTCCAGACGATCTGCCCGGTTAGTTATGCCAAAACTTATGCGGGTGCTGGTTCATTTAATACAGGTGATAATCTTCGTTTGCATAATGGATATAACGTTACATTTACGCAAGATCCGGACGTTAATGACAATAACAACGCTACAAATTTTTAA
- the gerPC gene encoding spore germination protein GerPC, with protein MNEESNYYLSKMKQMLEDQNDRIKELEHQIKKLKRQVNVLADEPKTVEYKFDQLKVEKLEGTLHIGIGHSAESKDLIEQFNIGQNTVQMPGQMKRSVIENPNYREMIKAMDEFFIKEAPVYLQSLETKINVPLDESYRVFILEDVQRQVPGRIKHYLTKYEPKDERGRKEILQKTKEDIYRGIETFIVHLKDSKSDGGGESEILRNQP; from the coding sequence ATGAACGAGGAGAGCAACTATTATTTAAGCAAGATGAAGCAGATGCTCGAGGACCAGAATGACAGAATTAAAGAATTGGAGCACCAAATAAAAAAGCTTAAAAGGCAGGTTAATGTACTCGCTGATGAACCTAAAACGGTAGAATACAAGTTTGATCAATTAAAAGTAGAAAAGCTTGAGGGAACCCTTCACATCGGAATAGGGCATTCGGCTGAAAGCAAAGATTTAATCGAGCAATTCAATATCGGCCAGAATACGGTTCAAATGCCAGGACAAATGAAGCGCAGTGTCATAGAAAATCCTAATTACCGTGAAATGATAAAAGCGATGGATGAGTTTTTTATAAAAGAAGCTCCTGTATATTTGCAATCTCTTGAAACGAAAATAAATGTTCCGCTAGATGAATCGTACCGTGTTTTTATCTTGGAAGATGTTCAGCGTCAGGTGCCGGGAAGAATTAAGCATTATCTTACAAAATATGAACCAAAAGATGAGAGGGGACGCAAAGAAATTCTTCAAAAGACGAAAGAAGATATCTATCGGGGAATTGAAACCTTCATTGTTCACTTAAAAGATTCAAAATCAGACGGAGGTGGAGAGAGTGAAATTTTGCGTAACCAACCATGA
- a CDS encoding spore gernimation protein GerPD, with protein MKFCVTNHELFVGEINIIGVGLSSVVLVGDADCINLGSAFDTPPESLVLGTSLVPL; from the coding sequence GTGAAATTTTGCGTAACCAACCATGAGTTGTTTGTAGGTGAGATCAACATCATCGGGGTTGGTCTATCATCTGTTGTTTTAGTGGGCGATGCAGACTGCATCAATCTTGGATCAGCGTTTGACACACCTCCTGAGTCACTTGTTTTAGGAACATCGCTCGTTCCGCTATAG
- a CDS encoding spore germination protein GerPE, producing the protein MYRTSAVDEVILNSLASSSILQTGDTEKIQCFSAALAIQRERTDFGRFDIPLNKYDIFSQPVVVPVCPSVQIKKTFNACPFIRVGKIDILGVSSSALLHIGSVNEMTLQSRVKHIRNFLKNPYPEIEEEES; encoded by the coding sequence ATGTACAGAACATCTGCAGTTGATGAAGTGATCTTAAATTCACTTGCCTCATCTTCCATTTTACAAACAGGTGATACAGAGAAAATTCAATGTTTTTCTGCTGCTCTTGCTATTCAAAGAGAACGTACAGATTTTGGCAGGTTTGATATCCCGTTAAACAAGTACGACATTTTTTCACAGCCAGTCGTTGTTCCTGTATGTCCGTCAGTACAAATCAAAAAAACGTTTAACGCTTGTCCTTTTATAAGAGTGGGAAAAATTGATATTCTCGGTGTATCAAGTTCCGCTCTTCTTCATATAGGCTCAGTCAACGAGATGACGCTGCAATCCCGTGTAAAGCATATTCGTAACTTTCTTAAAAATCCTTATCCAGAAATTGAGGAGGAGGAATCATGA
- a CDS encoding spore germination protein GerPB, producing MNLFVSQTIVIQQLKVEGIQNSSVLQIGSAGVIQPVSQLFNTGGHIGPAPQLPDPDLPSVPLGPPS from the coding sequence ATGAATCTGTTTGTCAGTCAGACAATTGTAATTCAGCAATTAAAAGTAGAAGGCATTCAAAATTCCTCAGTACTCCAGATCGGCAGCGCTGGCGTTATACAACCGGTCTCGCAATTATTTAACACAGGCGGTCATATAGGTCCGGCTCCTCAACTTCCTGATCCTGATCTTCCTTCAGTTCCTTTAGGGCCGCCTTCATAA
- a CDS encoding Hsp20/alpha crystallin family protein, whose translation MDTWKQMMDWKRMAEEYFGDQFFAPNQAPSSEIRNENPLCNIYETPQEICCVLALPGLNRTEDVEVLVDPFKLTVQGKLSISLDSYRLNTEEFQLGEFRREITLPVRVHQDPVQAHYRKGLLFIRMLKDTRPGANQRKVNLHWVQE comes from the coding sequence ATGGACACTTGGAAACAAATGATGGACTGGAAAAGGATGGCGGAAGAATACTTTGGCGACCAGTTCTTTGCACCTAATCAAGCACCGAGTTCTGAGATAAGGAACGAAAATCCGCTTTGCAACATATACGAAACACCTCAGGAAATCTGCTGTGTACTTGCGCTGCCTGGATTGAACCGCACCGAGGACGTTGAAGTACTTGTAGATCCATTCAAATTGACGGTGCAAGGGAAATTATCTATTTCTCTTGATTCCTATCGTTTGAATACCGAAGAATTTCAGCTTGGGGAATTTAGGCGGGAGATCACACTTCCTGTCAGGGTACACCAAGATCCTGTTCAAGCGCATTACAGAAAAGGGCTGCTTTTTATCCGGATGCTGAAAGATACAAGACCTGGTGCCAATCAAAGAAAAGTAAATCTGCATTGGGTACAGGAATAA
- the abc-f gene encoding ribosomal protection-like ABC-F family protein, which produces MLLLESIGLEKSYKGKLILKQTEPFQLFNKDRIGLVGLNGTGKSTFLKLLSLMEEADSGFVQHYGTFAVVSQFEESAQKITARSEGQWNLKGKNYETMSGGEKTRTQIAAALEQQPDILILDEPTSHLDVEGMDQLAKVLHHHKGAVLLVSHDRTFLDMVCTKIIELDQQTFTLYHGNYAEYLIQKEQKQERQQFEYEQYVKEKTRLENAAKEKSSKAKGMKDKPARMSYSEAKLGKMKVRSAKRSLEKASKVIEKRIEMMDKKEKPKEQPKIDFDIQQFSVIHGKQALAVKQLSVGFDERQLFIDLSFTVKPGMKVVLTGKNGTGKSTLLEAIYRGNEQIEKSKQLKIGYFHQHLNILDETKSILENVMENSLYEETWVRTILARLLFKREDVFKKVEVLSGGEKMKTALAKLFLNDYNLLLLDEPTNYLDLFTREALEEVLIAYPGTFILATHDRRLMEKAATHVLDLQPPGAYWFEGSYKEYLENKNGDIKTGPKTIDHKDHLLKLELEMTDLIGQLSLTLNEEEKIRLDQRYQEVLKEIRLIKAQ; this is translated from the coding sequence ATGCTTTTATTAGAATCAATCGGACTTGAAAAGTCATACAAAGGAAAATTAATTTTAAAACAAACTGAGCCGTTTCAGCTCTTTAATAAAGATCGTATTGGGTTAGTGGGGTTGAATGGAACAGGAAAATCAACATTCTTAAAGCTGCTTTCTCTGATGGAAGAAGCAGATTCTGGATTTGTTCAGCATTATGGCACGTTTGCTGTTGTCAGCCAGTTTGAAGAAAGTGCACAAAAGATTACAGCAAGAAGTGAAGGTCAGTGGAACCTTAAAGGGAAAAACTATGAAACAATGAGCGGCGGTGAAAAAACACGTACTCAGATAGCGGCAGCTCTTGAGCAGCAGCCAGACATTCTTATTTTAGATGAGCCGACGAGCCATTTGGATGTTGAAGGGATGGATCAGCTGGCAAAAGTTCTTCATCATCATAAAGGTGCCGTGTTGCTCGTGTCCCATGACAGAACTTTTCTTGATATGGTTTGCACAAAAATAATCGAACTTGATCAGCAAACATTTACGTTGTATCACGGAAATTACGCAGAATATCTCATTCAAAAAGAGCAAAAACAAGAGCGGCAGCAGTTTGAATATGAGCAATATGTAAAAGAAAAAACGAGGCTGGAGAATGCTGCAAAGGAGAAATCATCAAAAGCCAAGGGCATGAAAGATAAACCAGCTCGCATGTCATATAGTGAGGCGAAATTAGGGAAAATGAAGGTTCGAAGTGCAAAAAGGTCTTTGGAGAAAGCTTCGAAGGTAATTGAAAAAAGAATCGAGATGATGGATAAGAAAGAAAAGCCAAAAGAACAGCCAAAAATCGATTTTGATATTCAGCAGTTTTCAGTCATACATGGCAAACAAGCGCTGGCGGTTAAACAACTTTCCGTTGGGTTTGACGAGCGTCAGCTTTTTATTGACCTATCTTTTACTGTAAAGCCAGGTATGAAGGTTGTTTTAACAGGTAAAAACGGAACAGGAAAATCAACCCTTTTAGAAGCAATATATAGAGGGAATGAACAAATAGAAAAATCAAAGCAGCTAAAAATTGGCTATTTTCATCAGCATCTAAATATCCTTGATGAGACAAAAAGTATTTTAGAAAATGTCATGGAAAACAGCTTGTATGAGGAGACATGGGTAAGGACGATATTAGCGAGGCTTTTATTTAAACGTGAAGATGTATTTAAAAAGGTTGAGGTGCTTAGCGGCGGAGAAAAGATGAAAACCGCATTAGCGAAGCTTTTCTTGAATGATTATAATTTGTTATTGCTTGATGAGCCGACGAATTATCTGGATTTGTTCACGAGAGAAGCATTAGAAGAAGTGTTAATCGCTTATCCGGGTACATTTATCCTTGCGACACATGATAGAAGATTAATGGAAAAAGCAGCAACACATGTTTTGGATCTTCAGCCTCCAGGAGCTTATTGGTTTGAGGGGAGCTATAAGGAATATCTTGAAAATAAGAATGGCGATATAAAAACAGGTCCAAAAACCATAGATCACAAAGATCATTTACTGAAGCTTGAACTTGAAATGACAGATTTAATCGGACAGCTTTCATTAACTTTGAATGAAGAAGAGAAAATAAGACTTGATCAAAGGTATCAAGAAGTATTAAAGGAAATCAGACTTATAAAGGCTCAATAA
- a CDS encoding CBS domain-containing protein codes for MELRDIMTSDIETCEPSTKITKVAGLMKSLGIGSIPVSENGELKGIVSDRDIVIRCVADGNIEGTVSDGMTLDPVTGTPDMTIDEAKKLMSEYQVRRLPVLDNGNVVGIVSLGDLAVKHEDNDKAGDALTEISKPL; via the coding sequence ATGGAATTAAGAGATATTATGACTTCAGATATTGAGACGTGTGAACCAAGTACGAAAATTACTAAAGTTGCCGGTTTAATGAAAAGTTTAGGAATAGGCTCTATTCCGGTCTCTGAAAATGGGGAACTAAAAGGAATTGTTTCCGATCGGGATATCGTCATTCGGTGTGTAGCTGACGGGAATATTGAAGGGACAGTCAGTGATGGTATGACATTAGATCCTGTTACAGGGACACCTGATATGACGATTGATGAGGCTAAGAAGCTAATGTCTGAATATCAAGTACGCAGACTTCCTGTTTTGGATAATGGAAATGTGGTTGGTATTGTTTCATTAGGAGACCTTGCTGTTAAACATGAAGACAACGATAAAGCAGGAGACGCACTTACTGAGATTTCTAAGCCTTTGTAA